The genomic stretch TACGAAACTATTGCATCAATGGATATTTATGCCCAAGAATGATGAATGTCAAACAATAGCTGcattatttgaaagaagaactAATATACCACAATTAATCGGAGCAATTGATGGATCCCATATTCCAATTTTACCTCCGAGCGATGGATATAGAGATTATATTAATCGTAAAGGATGGCCTTCGATGGTACTGCAAGCAGTTGTTAATAATACTTACAagtatgtattaaatataagaattattcCTATTCACGTAATCGGTACTTTACATAAATGTGCAGTATGAAATTAACAGAagttatttttcagatttcgtaatattttttgtggaGAACCAGGAGCCTGTCACGATGCTGCTGTTTTCAAAAAATCAAACTTGTATAAAAATCATGATTCTTTGATACCTTATGTAtgtacaatttcttttttctattattatgtttTCTATCATTTTCAATGTTGTGTACATGTATAGTTACATGTATAGTATTATAGTACTATAGTATATATAGTTCCAGTATACTATCTATTGTATATTAACAATAGTATACTATACAGTatgttattgtttttattataatatatattattatataattgtctaaTGTATATTACAGCAAACTAAAGTGGTTTTAAATAGGCCAATACCATATCTGATAATGGGTGATTCTGCATATCCGTTGCTGGATTGGCTAATAAAAGGATACACAAAAAGTACGCAGTTAACACCCCAGTAAGAATCCTTTAATGTGTATCTAAATGCTGGACGTGTATGTGTAGAAATAGCTTTTGGCCGATTAAAAGCAAGGTGGAGGAGACTTCTGAAACGCAGTGATCttcattatacatacatgccAAATGTAATATCAGCCTGCTGTGTCCTCCATAATATTTTGGAAGCGCATAAGGAGAGATACATTAATGCATGGGACAATATTGTACAAGAAGCACAATCACAATTGTAGCAACCACAACGAACAACAGCACGTGATCTGAATAATTTGAATGGAAGTTTGATGAGAGATACATTAAAAGATGATTTGGGTGCAAACTTTCAGTTGCGAagaacatttttacattaattaataaaattgcaaaattaaatattaaaaattaaataaaaacttatatGAAGATTTTAAgttatgttaaattatattatattattaatattaattgttaagttaacaattataagatttaaatataaagtgctaaaattagattaacaaaattaataaaaaaacagtattattctttatgtgataaatattttctaatatatttttgcattgtatcatataatgatatatttttaaagactATTATATACATCATTTATTATGTGATCAATTGTTAAACCACCTATATGTGCATATGtagacataataaaaaaatgtatacatatttgtacttataataaagtaaaatagaataaaatacaaagaatatttcatataaatgtagtttatttattctataaaagTACATAACATGTTGATAACGTTTAtagaatagaaatatttacTCGCAAGTTTCATAATAGTTCTAAAACTATTTAagacgaaataaaatttatataggAGTAATCATATAGTAATATCACGAATAATATCACATTGTGCTTAATTTGTGTAGAATTTGTTCAacacgaaatataattaaagttgTCTTTGCAAAACTAAAATAACTTTCTTTGcaaacttaaaataaattataaagtaaacattataataagtttatcataataaattgtaactttataataataaataaagtttataagTAGTTATGaaataacatttctttttaagtatgataaaacaaataatgaaaaatgactTCCATTGCCGTTGAAGAACGTATATTAATGgctgtaaaaaaagaaaagtgtgaagcgagataaaaatgtatacgaagaaataattaaaaattgaaatgaagaaaataaaatatgaatatcacTTCATTATTTCTTCGTATAAATTTGTTTACTGCGTTTTGTGAACTATATTTGTACTTGATGTTGCATCTCTTGTCGCTTCTTCTTGTTTACTATTAACATTACTGGAAGTATtcaatttttgtatctttacCATCTGAATCTCTTCATTTGCACTTACTGGacgtttcatatttattaagaCTTTAGGTAGAGTAAC from Ooceraea biroi isolate clonal line C1 unplaced genomic scaffold, Obir_v5.4 UnassembledTig128, whole genome shotgun sequence encodes the following:
- the LOC113563482 gene encoding protein ALP1-like, producing MRKCTFTWLCDQLKNELPPSINQLGVREPISVQKQVAVCVYFLSSCCEYRVVGNVFGIHKSTVWKCIHKVVDVINTKLLHQWIFMPKNDECQTIAALFERRTNIPQLIGAIDGSHIPILPPSDGYRDYINRKGWPSMVLQAVVNNTYKFRNIFCGEPGACHDAAVFKKSNLYKNHDSLIPYQTKVVLNRPIPYLIMGDSAYPLLDWLIKGYTKSTQLTPQ